In Solanum lycopersicum chromosome 3, SLM_r2.1, the genomic stretch aatatgttcaGTGTAATTTCACAAGTCGAATATGAAAAAAGTGTTGTATAGATACAAACTTACTTTTATCTTATGAATATAGAGAGTATTTTTGATAAACGCTCGCTGTTTCAAGCAAAGACATAACAAAACAATACTATTTGAAGCAAAGTTGAAAACAGGATATTTCAAATTGAGTTGTGTTAAGTATGAATTAAGAATTGAACACCAATGAGGcacttaaaacatttaaattatatatgtttcattttttcatacccagaaaatattaactaaaaggaataaatgattatttgagtagatatctttatttattcaataacaAACACATATCTAGCATATTTTCATAATGGGATATGAGGAAGGTGTAAACCTTATTTATATATTCCTAAATATAATGGGATATGAGGAAGGTGTGAACCTTATTTCTATATTTCTAGGATAGATAAATTGTTTTAAGGTAGACTTTCGAgtctaacaaaaataattttttaaaaacaaaatttagacAAAGTTAAGAGCTACGATGAATATgttgaagaaagaaaattacTTTAAATAGTAAAGATAATCAAAGTAAacgaaataataataaaaagttacTTGTATTTAATTCAAAGTCCTCAATTTAATAGTACTATTATTTCTTTCACCacattaatttcttttcaaaattattagaaTAAAGGTATAGatgaaaaaacaacaattaactctacgttgattttatttttttttcataaaaaaaatgatacgtTATTAGAATCAACTTTATTGTTAGCAACAGAGTAACATTTtgtacatcaattttttttcttttaagaattGTTCGAGGAATCTACTATGTTTATAtgtctataaatttttttttttatgatagtaaattttatatgcaaagatttaaatttttattttctactttCCGGCTTTGATTAtctctttccaaaaaaaaaatcataacaaggTGAAATTAATCGCCATAGTCGAGGGACTATATCTTTTTCCTATACAATGTATGATATGATATCTAAATAGAAGTCTAATTAAATTTACTTCTGCATCGGAAAAATCACAAATTTACATCGAAAAGTTTCTCATTATTAGAGGTAAAATTACctctaaaaaaataactttatatcTTTGAGACTGAACCTGAAACTTAtgattaaaaacaaataaacgTTTATCACTTCACCACGATCCTCTTTCCTCGGGACCATTACTTGGTGGGTGATCaacttcaaatatatatatattttttatataaataaatgaatagtaCTCTTCTTTGCTGTACAGTGGGGACTCTCTATGTGTGTATATAATCTCTTTGTGCATAACATGTTTGACCCATCAACTCATGAGTTGTCcattaattctttaatttccGTGTATAAGTTTCTAAGCTTCTCCTCAATTCACGGTAAGATATTccttttatgttaaaaaaaaaataaaatctaccTGTGGGCTAGTCTATTTTTTCTGAggtaatgaaattttttctaaaatttaaatttggaattttttttttcccttaCTCTATAGTCTTCAATCAATGCAGGTTGACAAATTTGTTACATTAATTGAGCATTGATATAGacctataatatttttcatggaAGGGAAAATATCTTGTAATATTAATTTGTCACAGGTTGTTTTTGTTGTCACCTATTGAGTCCGTTGatctatattatatttattatgttaaatcTTTGATGATTATGTGACGTTAATAGTAAACTAGTTTAAATGGAGAACTatggaatataatttttttattttttgtcaagaaCCTCCGATGTCTCATGTTCTaacaagtacaaaaaaaatgatgtaattacCAGACCTGCATGCTTCATTAGTTTACTTGtccaaatataaaatagtactacttattttataataaattataaataattctgTCGTAATActgtattaattttttgagCTGTCTCtttcttcaattttgtttttcGCATTAATCGTTATCTTTTTAGCCAAATTTTAGACTAGCTAATTTTTATCTAGTATTTTAGGGTTAGGTTGACATGATTCACAATTGGAACTAATAGTTCGTGATTTATCTGTGTATATTGACTTTAATGTTTACGAATTTTAAGTTTTACGTACGGTTTTCGTtagattttaataattttaatccaagacttttgatttattttgataattcacaaaaaaaaatatataaataatttatttaaaatctaataTGTTTagttatatatactttttatccttaaaatccataaattcaaaGTTTTGTGTTCACCTCTAAAATCATAGTTGTTGTTTCTTTGTTTCTACCTTGTAGTAAAATGTTTCAAAAGGTGGCATGAttgttcattaatttaataGTACCAATTTGTTAGAATTGTTGCTACTAATATTGAAAATTCCTAAACATTTTTGTCCAACTCTATGCCTTACTAATTATATACGTTGCTCTACTTATTCATTATTAGTTGGCAAATATTTGAAGTCAAACCCATTCTCCAGTCAATGGAGGACAAATATTCAACTTGTACTTGTTATATTCACCTAAccattatatttaaataatttaatatacatatacaccgataaaataaatatatttttatggggaataataataattaaattaattgactATTTAGACTTTCACCGGCGAGAGTACTATTTCATTTATAATCCTCTAACTCAAATTGAAAATAAACAATTGTTTTTAATACTcataattttattgtatttatcaGATTACCTTATACCAGAGActgctataaaaaaaattacattcttTCTAATTTATACGACACAGTTTCCTTTCTTAATTCATGTTAAATCGAATGATATCTTTTTGTATTGAGCaacaatttaatcaaatttcctatattaattttaataaaatgttataCAAACCTAAAAAATATCTATGTTTTCTGTTAAACTTCAATAAGATACCTTCGCATAAATTGAAAGGGAAAAACACCTAagcaaaaaagttaaaaaataattttgcgaCTTTCTTGTCGCATATGGGGTTTTAATGTTTTGTTGAACggattgttattattttttaaaaataaaatggcagcTGTAAATTGTAATAATACATGATGTGACTGATGTCTGCTTCCAAGAACATTGCATGACTAATTTAATTCTATTTATACTCCTTCCTTTGGCTAGCAGAGTCGTAGTTTTTTTCTCAACAAATTTTGGTCcttccaaaattttatattcctatatatagatatatttcCTGTTTCATCCtctctcaaaagaaaaaaaaaatcagattttttgaGTGCcacaatttatataaattattgtagCTGGACTCATCAAAATTGCTTTGCAATTGACATTAAAATCTTATACTCTTATTGGACTCTATTGCATTGTCTGCATTTAAGCAACACAACTGTTTAGAAAGGTAAAGTAGTGAttttttttggtctattttattttttttgaaaaaaaaaatattatgtcaaaTGCTCAAATTCTAGAGAGTTCACCTGCTCTCCAGAAACTATTGGTTAAAGAGAACTTGAATCAATCttagctttttaattttttttttcttttaatggcatatttgatttgaaaatgtTACTTTTcgatttgttttttaaatatgtgGTATTGGAAAATTGATTTCGAAGAAtggtaaaaagggaaaaaagagttttttttttaaaacaaactaaaaatataactaaacaaATAGTAGAGTATTAGTGCATGATCGATGTTCTTgctttatcaaaaaattatataaatgataCTCCTTTTGGTTTGCGCTGTTGTCTAAAATATGCGTGTTGaagttttctttcttcttatggttgagtataaaaagaaaatatataagttaGAACTTAAATACACGACAGTGAAATGAACTTGTAAATTAATATTACCTTTTAAGTGAGCTGATTGTGCGAGTACGCAAGTCTAAATATAGAAAAACTCAAAAGTTTTAAATCACACTATTAGAAATAAACACTTCCTTTCATTGTGAATTCATTAGACATTTGTGTTATCAGATATGATTTTATCGTAGTCATTTCGAACCAGTTCActgaaaaaaatagatttttgttgaAATACCGAAGAAGCTTCCTAATTTCGTGcgaataattaataatattgttgTTACAGGCGTATTAAATAAGGATGGGAACAAGTGATCAACAAATTCATCCTGCAAACGAAGCTACTCCAGAAGGACTTCCATCACTTATCAGATTCATCAGTTCTGAAATGGATCATGATTTTGATGCCATAGTGAATGACCATATTAATAATCAGTCTGCGCTTGCACCAGATTCTAACTCTTCAAACTCAGCAATTATggtaaatcttttttttctttaaaaatcttGATTAATGCTACTAGTAATTACAATTAACCTGCTTAATTAGTGGTTATATGTCAATTTTATTGACTCTGCATCTTTTGCTGATAGAGGATATATAGTACTATTCGCTAGCTTGATGTATAATAAACTGTTGTACATTAATTTTTGTTGAGGACGTATAATTTTGATGTTATCGTTGACATAGATgatcatatatttgaatttattcgAAAGAAAGTAGAATTACCTCTGTTTGTTGTTGATCATGTAACAAGGTAGGAGGTATAATTGACCTTATTTCAACCTTGATATGTAACATACTGTGTAACACTTCATTGGCCTAAAGATATACCATCTATGATCTTTCTATAGATATCTGAAGCTGCTGCTGCTGAGCGAGAGAGCGAAAAAATTCATGCAGTTTCCATTAGCATGCCACCCACTCCGAAAAAAGTTGGTTTTGCTGAGTCTATAGAAGCTCCTGATTCTGCTGCTGCTGCTACATCAAAAGATAGTAAAACTAAGTTTTATTCTCAGCCTATGCCGAGAGCTAATACTACTAATGCATCTTTAGCTGGAGTTCATGCTAGCTGTGAACTTCCTAGGCATCCTAGGATTAGCAAGTTGAAGGATAAAAGATTTGACAGCTTCAAGACATGGTCTGGTGGGCTTGAGAGACAATTATCAAATTTGCGCGGAAATAGGAACCAGGAAACAGAACAAGAGTCTGTAGCTCAACCCTGTGCTGAACCGGAACCTAATACTCCGGTTAATATTCCTGTGGATCGATTTTTTGATGCCTTGGAGGGACCAGAACTTGATAAGCTAAGGGTATGTTTTTCCTGCTTTTATCGATTGGTTTTGGGTAATAGATTGTCTTTTTAGTAGTTATTTGTGTGAATCAAGATAGTGAATTGGATGTTTCCTATACAGGCTTCAGAGGAAAGTATCCTTCCAGAGGACAAGACATGGCCATTTCTACTCCGTTATCCTATTTCATCGTTTGGTATCATACTTGGCGTTAGCAGCCAAGCTATAATGTGGAAAGCCTTGGCCACTTCTGCCTCCACCAAATTCCTCCACATAAGCATGGATGTAAACCTTGTGCTCTGGTGGATCTCTGTTGTCCTGATGGCGATTGTTACTTTCACTTATGCGCTGAAAATCATTTTCTACTTTGAAGCAGTTCGTAGGGAGTACTACCACCCGATACGTGTTAACTTCTTCTTTGCTCCATGGATAGCACTTCTATTCTTAGCACTTGGACTTCCACCTTCAGTCTATCAAAACCTTCCTCATGCTTTATGGTATGTCCTTATGACACCATTCTTATGTTTGGAGCTCAAGATTTACGGACAATGGATGTCTGGTGGTCAACGAAGGCTCTCAAAGGTAGCCAATCCATCGAATCATCTCTCAGTTGTGGGAAATTTTGTTGGTTCCTTGCTTGGTGCATCCATGGGACTTAAAGAAGGACCGATTTTCTTCTTTGCTGTTGGATTGGCTCATTACACGGTTCTGTTTGTAACTCTCTACCAAAGACTTCCAACAAATGAGACACTCCCAAAGGAGCTACATCCTGTGTTCTTTCTATTTGTTGCTGCCCCTAGTGTTGCTTCTATGGCATGGGCAAATATCCAAGGGTCCTTTGATTTTGGTGCACGGATCGCCTACTTCATTGCCTTGTTCCTTTACTTCTCACTGGTAAATATTACTCCCTTTTCAAACCTATTCTTGTGTTATGTCATGACAGCAAGCTGATCCATTTCCTCTGTGCTTTATCTTATTCATTTACAGGCTGTTCGGATTAATTTCTTCCGAGGCTTCAGGTTCTCATTGGCTTGGTGGGCTTACACTTTTCCAATGACCGGAGCTGCTATTGCCACGATCAAGTACTCGATCATGGTTAACACGGTTGTGACAAAGTGCCTGGTTGTTATACTTTGCACCCTTTCTACATTCACAGTGACAGGACTGCTTGTGACAACCATCATCCATGCCTTTGTTCTAAGAGACCTCTTTCCAAATGACATTTCTATTGCAATTAGTGAAAGAAAACCTAAAACACATAGACGATGGTATCATCATAGACGAGCTGGAAGCACAGATATTGATCAATTCCTTAAGTACGCTGATTCTGCTGAAGCCAAAGATATCGAAGCAGCTCTATCTGGCAGCGTAGAGTTAATAAGCGCCTCTGCTCCAAAAGAAGTTAGTCAAGATTGAGTCGTTCTGTTTGAGGATCCTGCGTTAAAATAGCTTGCATTCGCTTGTAAAGCCTTATACTTTTAATCAAGTGAGGAACACCAAAGAGTTTGGTGATCCTGTGAACTTGATATAGAAGAAGGCACATGAAAGGTCTTGTAAAAAGAAGGATGCAAGAGGAGAACGAGTGTCGTTCCAAGTTTAAAGTTTTCCTTTTTGTATAAAGTGTTTGAGATGAGTATCTATAATAAAAGGGTCCTTAGTTATCTTTTTTCACCTCTGAGGATTGCTGtcttttttgttgtgttttatACAGAAGGACTGAGACTTTTAAGCATTTTCACCTACGAGAATAAAGTAACAAGTCTCAAGTATGTGAAGCCAAAGAGAAGATGTTTATCATCTATATCATTTAAATATCTCATCAGTCATCGCGGCAAAGCTTTCAGATGCTTGAACAATTGTCTTCTGCTCCATGATACTATATCTGTAGAGccaataattttgtatatgaGAAACTACTGAACTCACTCGACTATTGACATTACTATCTAATTTTCTACTGAGGTCTATTCTACGGGTAGTTGTAGTATTGCTCTTGTAGTTTCTGGTCCATtggtttttcttattatttgttGTCTTGTTCTGTGACTATCATATTATGTTGTTGTAGTTACCATTTGTTACTATCTGCTATATCTTATACTTATGTTACTTCTGCACACACTCTACTCTCCTCGGACCCTACTTGGTGGGGACTATACCGGGTAttttgtagttgttgttgttgtcaattataaaaaaaatgtacgCGATCAAATTTAGATTGATGATCAAAGGAGGGGTTCCATGACATGCATGTATCTTCTTTACCAACTTTTTAAAAGGGAAACATGGTTAACATGCCTTCTGAGAAGCAAAATAGCAGGACAACTCATTGATAACCTACCCTTCCAATATGTCCACAATGAATGTTTGGTCACATGaattcatttcaaaattttgttttttgtcaTTGATATGAATCACTCGACAAGATTTTGGTTCCTCATAAGTGTGTTGTCTCTTTTATTATGTCGAAGCGAAAAATTGCAAAAGCTTATAATAAGCTCTAATATTGAGAATCTATATATTAGACGATTCCAATTAAATGAGAATTGAAACGTAGTTGATTGAAAATGTCATATAATAGCAACATGATAAATTCCAAAACTTGGAAATTGATCTACTTTCATTTGTAGCCAATAGGTTGAAGATGTCACTGTTGACATATAAACATGTTGCTAACAGTACATGTAGTGTCGTGTGACAAGTAAATCAGCACAATGGTGACTTAACTTACTTGGTGCTGCTGATAGTAGATTAAAGTATCAATCACAAAATTGACTTGAAATAGGaagaaactatattatttaaaGATGACATTATTTGGTTGCGCTTCTTTAGGCACTAACGAAATTTAAAACAGGCTATGGGATACAAAATTGCAACCgaaaataaatttgagttatttttgGCACTATACTATAACTTTCGTTATGTTAGGGGAATATAACTGATTATACATACATACagacacaaaaaaatatgtattaactTTATAATGTTTGTAAgagtgattaaaaaataaaattcaattgaaCCTCTTCAATACAGGTAGCTACAACCCCGAAAAGGGGTATTACTAAGGAAGAAGACATGTTTaagacaaaagaaaactcaGACTATCTTTTGTCTATGTTTCCTTTTTCCTCCATTTCACATGTTATTAGTATCTAATTTGTTGTCGGGAAAATTCTCCCcattcacttttacttgtcctgTATTTTGTCACTTTATCCAtattgattgactttttttttctttatatactaaaagtgaaaatataCTAATAAAGTTGATAAGTAAAGgacaattttcacatatagcaaacaaaaaattcatatttgtatattataacaaagtttgcatatttgcgctccatagcaaagatataactgtataattcgttatacatatacaattatataattcgctgACCTTACATATACTATTGTAtgattcgctggcctatttcgctgcaatcgTATACAATTACCCCACGAGTGAGTAAAAGTGAACAAACATATAAAGAGAGTTTGCGGAGAGCCAAATTATGGGCCCAACCCTGAGCGGAGGCCCatgattcatttattttgggTAAAGAAACGGATTAGTTCCGTCCGCCATGGGCTTGAAGCATGAAAATGGTTTTGGAATTATTTTATGCTTGACGTAGACATTGATTGATGATGATGGTATTTGGATCTTCATGTTAAACAAGAAAATAGGTCGGCTTGAAGCATTTAATGAGATATTGTCATATTCCTTTCGTTCCTATTTATATGTCGTCAGGTGTTGAATAtcctttatcaaaaaattacattatatatatgtcaaattcTGCAttcaaaagatatatatttgaaaGTTGGATACATTCGCAAAAGTTATGTCTTTGACACAATGATACTGGATATCCATTTGAATGGAGAAGTTTTGGATTTGAACCCCAAATAgcacaatgtttttttttttttttttttttttgtattacaCCATTATTTTTGGACACATAAGTAAATTTTCTGGCTCTATTTTATTGAAAACTTGAGTTCAAGATTACACTAAATAAAGGCATTATGATAAATTTTCCTAATTTCTTAAGAAACGTAAAATCTAAAATGCCGACGATCGACAACTAATGGTAaacttgatttttctttctaaCACGTAAAATGTTCATGCCtacgtaaaaatatttatttgaatcaACAATGTCtctcatatattaaaaatgatttaaattttctctattttcacCTATTGATTCTAATTATCTTTTAACGGTcgaactttttttttcctttctaccTCTTAACCTTTTACATGGATTTTGGATTAAAATTATCTCTCATTCTTTATTAATCCACTTATACTCAACTTTACAAATAACTCTGATCGATTTGagtttgtttatttgataatattgggaataaatttctaaaacaaTTCCCTATATTTGTAAACGACAAAAAAGATGTTAAGTTGAACCTAAATAATCTAGAACCGACTAGATTTTCTTTATACCAATTTTGATCCAAAATTGCATTTCAAGTTTGTGCTTTTgggaaataattattttgtaataaaaCTATGGAATACATAATTGGACAATTATGAAGGAAAAATAGTGGTGGAATAGGCAttgatttataattatgttgtcAAGAATTGAGGTTTCACAAAAACATGGTGGAATGGGCAATAAACTATAAACCATCACCAATGTCTAAAGTTGAACATACAAAGCCAAGAAGATAACGATCCTTATGCTATTGACTTTCACATGGTGGGTCACTCTATCACATTCCatataacattataaactaAGGTTTCCTTGTTAAGTAAGTGGACG encodes the following:
- the LOC101261097 gene encoding S-type anion channel SLAH2, with protein sequence MGTSDQQIHPANEATPEGLPSLIRFISSEMDHDFDAIVNDHINNQSALAPDSNSSNSAIMISEAAAAERESEKIHAVSISMPPTPKKVGFAESIEAPDSAAAATSKDSKTKFYSQPMPRANTTNASLAGVHASCELPRHPRISKLKDKRFDSFKTWSGGLERQLSNLRGNRNQETEQESVAQPCAEPEPNTPVNIPVDRFFDALEGPELDKLRASEESILPEDKTWPFLLRYPISSFGIILGVSSQAIMWKALATSASTKFLHISMDVNLVLWWISVVLMAIVTFTYALKIIFYFEAVRREYYHPIRVNFFFAPWIALLFLALGLPPSVYQNLPHALWYVLMTPFLCLELKIYGQWMSGGQRRLSKVANPSNHLSVVGNFVGSLLGASMGLKEGPIFFFAVGLAHYTVLFVTLYQRLPTNETLPKELHPVFFLFVAAPSVASMAWANIQGSFDFGARIAYFIALFLYFSLAVRINFFRGFRFSLAWWAYTFPMTGAAIATIKYSIMVNTVVTKCLVVILCTLSTFTVTGLLVTTIIHAFVLRDLFPNDISIAISERKPKTHRRWYHHRRAGSTDIDQFLKYADSAEAKDIEAALSGSVELISASAPKEVSQD